AAGATGATAAAGTATGGAATGTATCTACTCACTATACGTATAACTTCACCGATACTTCCCGTTTTATCTTAAACTTATCGTACCAGAACTACAGATCTGAACAGTACAGAGAAGTAAACGACCTTTTAGGTGCTGATTTTGCCCTGAATATGGATCCTTTTGCATCCAATACCACAGCAGGAAGTGTTTGGGGTAAATTCAATACAAGAGAAAGTGACACCGATGTTGCCAAAAGAGAAGGTGATAAAATCGGGTACAGTTATATTTTCAGAAGACAGGAATTCAAAATAAACCCAGCTTTCAAATTCTCAACAGGAAAATTTGATGTTTTTATTTCCGGATTATTCGGATATACAACAAACAGCAGAGAAGGATTGTTCCAGCATTATCTGTATGAGTCATCTTATGGAAAAGGAGCAGATCAAAACTTCTGGAATGCAGGGGTTAAAGGTCAGGTTACTTATAAAATTAACGGGAGAAACTTCCTGGTTTATAACGGAGCTTACTTTTCACAGTCTCCTTTCTTAAATGATATTTATTTTAATACAAGAGTAAGTGGTGTAACAACTCCTGGTATCAAGAATGTTGTTGTTGATGCCAACGATTTGAGTTATGTTATCTCTACTCCGATTGTTAAACTTAGACTGACAGGTTACCTTGTTAATACTCAAAACGAAACAAGTGTACAACGATATTTCGCACAGGGTGTTAAACTGACAAACCTTACTGAGAGCGGTGATCAGGCTCCAATTCAGGATGGTGCTTTCATTACACAGGTATTAGCCGGAGCCAATAAGAGAAATATGGGTATTGAACTTGGCGCACAGGTGAAGGTAACTCCTACTTTAACTGCCAGTGGATTATTAAGTTTAGGACAATACACGTATACCAATAATCCTACTGTTTATTTTGCATCTGATGCGGTTGGAACATTCAGAGAGCTTGACGGAAACGGAAATATCGTGTCAAGATCTTATACCAACATGGGTGAAGCAACACTTAAAAACTACAAACAAGGTGGTACTCCTCAGGAGGCATATACGCTAGGCCTTCGTTACAGCAGTCCTAAATACTGGTGGCTGGGAGCAACATGGAACTACTTCGGGCATTCATTCCTGGATCCGTCTCCAGTAACCAGAACAGACAGATTCTATACCAATCCTGGCACACCGGGAGTTCCTTATGACCAGGTAAATGATGAAGAGCTTGCAAGAGTTCTTACGCCTACAAAGCTTCCTTCAGCATTTTTCTTCAATGTAAACGCAGGGAAGTCCTGGATGATTGGTAAATATTATGTATTGGTGTCTGCATCTGTCAATAACATCCTTAATAACAGAAATTATATTACTGGAGGATTTGAGCAGACCAGAAACGTTAACTATATTGATTATTCGAAAGATTATGACAGTGGAAACATGGTTTTCGCACCAAAATATTGGTATAATCAAGGGCGATCTTATTTTGTTAACCTTCAATTCAGATTCTAAAAAACTAAAATTAAAAATCGAAAACAATGAAAAATATATATTTTAAAGCGGCGATCTTTAGTGCTATTTCAATACTGTCATTCTCGTCTTGTGTAAAAACTGATGATTATGAATTACCGGAAATTAAATGTACTAACAAATTTGCAGCAGCTAATCACCCGTTAACTGATCTTGCTACTATTGCAAAAGCAAAACCAACGGAAGCGGATATCATTAAAGAAGATTACATCGTTGAAGCCTATGTTTCTTCAAGTGATGAATCAGGAAATATCTATAAAATGATGTTCCTTCAGGATAAGCCTGAAAACCCGACACAAGGGATTGAAATTGACATCGATGGTGGAAATCAGTATCTTGATTATCCTACCGGATCTTTAGTAAGAATTAACCTGAAAGGATTGATTGTTCAAGGTATTAACGGGAACATTAAAGTAGGTTCTTTTGATCCTAACTATCCTATCGGTAGAATCAATCCTAATAAAGTTTCAAATTATATTGCAAGAGTTTGTGACGGACAAAAGGCTGTAGTAACTGCAATAAAGCCATTAGAGTTTAATTCTATCGCTGATGCTCTTAAAAATGGTGCTCACATCAATCAGCTTGTAAAAATTAAAAATGTTCAGTTCGAAGAGCCTGAATTGACAAAAACTTTTGCTGATGAATCAGGAACAGGGGATCGTTATATTACTGATAAAAAAGCTGGTAGATTAGATCTTCGTTTCAGTAACTATGCAACTTTTGCGAAATCTCCGATCTCTCCTAAATATGCAAAAAGTGGTGAAATCGTCCTGCTTTTGAGCCGTTTTACAAGCTCAAGTAACGCAACGGTTTTCACGGATCAGGCGTATATCAGAAATCTTGATGATATAAACTTCCCGAATGACAGATTCAATCCAGGTGAACCAGATGCTCCTTCTGCTTCTGCTGTAAACCTTTTCGCAGGATCAGACTTTGAAAACTGGACAACTTTCTTATCAAGTGTAAATACTTTCGGTCTTAAGCCTTACGCTACACAAGGTGTGGGTCTGGGATACAATGGTACAAATTCACTTCAGATCAAAGGAACTCCTACAGCTAATGATTATGTATTTACCTCTGTGGCTACTACGGGAATCCCAGCTGTACCAAAAAGAATTACAATGTATATCAAAGGTACTGCAACAGGAAAAACTCTTTCTTTCAACGTATACAAAGCAGGTGGAGGTTTCTATGTGTTTAACTTAGGTACATTCTCTACGGGGGCTACTTTAGGAGTAGAAAGTGCTAACTCGTACACAGGATCTATCAATACAAGCGGACAGTGGAGATTAGTAGAGCTTACCCTTACAGGTATTACGGATATTAACACTACAGCCGGAAAAGATATGTTTGCGATCAAAACTGGAAATGGAGGAATCTATGATGTTCAGATTGATAACATTAAAATTGAGTAAGACATTAGGATACAATATATTCTAATACATTTTATAAAAATCGGGCGGCTTCTCAAGCTGTCCGATTTTATTTTAATTTTAATAGTGATATTAAATCAATTAAGAATTTAATACTTTTATCTCTAAAAACAGAAACCATATTCAAAAATGGAATATTTCATTTACGCATTAAATCATACTTACACTGATGAAACCCATACAAATACCAAATTTCTGGGCTTTTCAAATTGCCTTGAGGATTTGGAGAAGTTAAAAGCAAAAGCCGTTCTTATGGCTGGATTCAGAGATTATCCCGATTGTTTTGTTACAGATTGCTATATTATAGATAAAATACATTGGAATGATGGGTTTGAGGAGGTAATTGGTGAAATAGGACGTGACTATATTGAAAAAGGTGATGAAATAGATGAGAACTGTATTTCAGTCAAAGAATTAGGTTTAAATGCTGTTTTCAGTGTCAGCCATTCCTATACAATCCATACTTTTTTAGATGATGAAAGATATATCGGAGTATTTTCAACGTTAGAAAAGGTGGAGAAAGCTATTGAAGAACTCAAAAATAAACCAGGTTTTAAAGATCATCAAGATGATTTTATTATCTGTGAACTGGATCTTGCAACCCTTTTATGGAGTAGCGGATTTGGTGGCGTTTAAAAAACAAAAACCACCGCATCAGCAGTGGTTTTTTTATTTCCTTTTATTTAACTGTAATTGTTGGATCCCAGTAAAAGTAACCGAACAGAATCTGTTTGTTACTGTCATTCGGATCTAAAATATAAAGTCCAAACTGTACATAGAAATTCTCTTTTCCTGTAGCTTTCACTTTAGAGTCGATACTGGCAAAAGTAATATCAGCAGCAGCGGCAGGAAGACCATTTTGAGAATTCAAATTAGGTACTGCAGCTTGTCTTCTTTCAACAGAATTGTATATAAAGCTGTTAAAAACCTGATCTCCGGACCAGTACTTAATATTGTAGATGATAACAGCATCGTCAGAATTCTGATAGATTGAAGTTCCTCTGAAGGAAACTGTATCTCCGGCTCTTGCGCTGAAATTCAGATCGGCAGAACCTTGTCCGGAAATTGCGTTGGCATTGGAAACAATCATATGCTGGCTGTTATGATCAATTCCTGTAGGATTATTAGGGTCTTTACTTGGGTTTGGATAAGTAGCTCTTACATAATCCGTGTCTATTACAATCAGGACATCTATTTCCTGACTGGATGATTTTTGTTGTACATCGTCCATGATATTTCGTTTTTAGTTTGGTGTTTTCTTACTCATGTGGCTTTTCAGATTTCGCCCCGTTATTTATGTGATTCCGGCTTCACCTTGGTGGTTGTAATTACAATACAAATGTACATTGCTGAAAATGAAAATATTAGAGTAAAAATGCTGAAATTTCAGATTAGGTATTTGTACTTAATTAATCTCTTTTTAGTGATTTTTTAAAACTCAAAAAAAATACCCTGAAAAGTTCAACTTCTCAGGGTACCCATTTTATAATGGTTAAATCTAATTCACGTTTAAAACGAAACCTCGTTCACTTCTTTTCCTCTTTGGAAGTTCATTGTTTTCTGGCTGCCTTTATAGGCAATGTTCACCAGATTGATCTGCTTAGGAAAAGCGCTCAAAAGGATCGTATTTTTAATCTTTAAGGTGTTGATATCCGAAACGCCTCCGGTTTCAAAATACACCCATACAGTTTCTCCGCTGACCTGACTTCCTGTGAAGGTAATCGTTTTAGGAGCTCCATTGACAAATACATCAAAATTATTGTTCACATATTTTTTTACCTCTGCTTCAAATCCTGCCGTATTTGGGTTGATTTTAATCGCATCAGAGATATGGCTTGTATTCATTTTTGTGGTAAACTTCAATGTCTTGCTTCCATCAATATAGTCCACTTTGGTCATTGAAGAGAAAAAGTCTACATACATAAAACTCATTAACACAAAAAATGTTAAAATTCCTGATATATATAAAAGTTTTTTCATCTTAATTAATAGATTTACAATCATACTTGTTCGTTATAAGTCACAAATAATATGCCAATTAAAAATTTACATTCACAGAATATTTATCATAAAAGGCTTTTATATGTGCTACAGCCTCATCAGCAGTGTCTACCACACGATAAAGATCAAGATCATCTTCAGCAATCATCCCTTCTTTTAACAGGGTTGCTTTAAACCAATCCAGTAATCCTCCCCAAAATTCACTTCCTACCAAAACGATTGGAAATTTTCCAATTTTGTTGGTCTGAATCAGGGTCATTGCTTCAGTCAGCTCATCCAGTGTTCCGAAACCTCCAGGCATTACTACGAAACCTTGAGAGTATTTTACAAACATTACCTTTCTCACGAAAAAGTAATCAAAATTCATGGAATAGGATTTATTAATATAAGGATTAAAGTGCTGTTCAAAAGGAAGATCAATATTTAGTCCGATAGACTTTCCTTTCGCATTGAAAGCTCCTTTATTTCCTGCCTCCATGATCCCCGGGCCGCCTCCGGTAATAATTCCGAAACCTAGTTTGGTGATCTTTTCAGCAATGTCTACAGCCATTTCATAATATTTGTTCTCCGGCTTCAGTCGGGCAGACCCAAATATAGAAACACAAGGACCAATTTTAGCCAGTTTTTCATAGCCGTCAACAAATTCAGCCATGACCTTGAATACCATCCAGCTGTCTTTGGTGATTGTTTCGTCCCAGGTTTTTTGTCTGAAACTGTTGTGCAGTTTTGTTTCGTTAATGTCAAGTTCTGGATTTACTAAACTTTCATCCCTAGTTCCATCAATTTCCATTGTAAAATTTATTTAAAATGTTTCTCGGCCTCTATTACGGAAGACGGTCTTCCAACATCAATAAGAATACTGTCATGTACAAAACCGTGTATATGTTCGGTCTGCATTAGGTCAAGATATTCTTCCATAACAGAAAATTTGCCTGTTCTTTTTATTTTTTTAAAGATGACAGGATTGATACAATGAATTCCACTGAAAGCAAGAGCCTTAAAACCTTTATTGAATTCTGCCAGCCTCTGTTCTCCGGTTTGTACATTCAGCCAGCCTCTCAAAACCATATCATCATTGAAAAGGAGTTTTCTCGAACTTTCTCTGTCCGAAACCGCTAAAGTAGCAAAATCTTTTATCTTTTTGTGGTATTCTACCAATGCATTGATGTTCAGATCGGTTAGAATATCAGCATTCATGATTAAAAAATCTTCTCCATGATCTAGAAATTTTCTTGCAAAAATCAAGCCGCCACCTGTTTCCAGAAGTTCATTGGTTTCATCAGAGATTTCAATCTTGCATCCGAAATTATTGTTTTTATTTAAAAAGTCAACAATCTGATCTCCAAAATGATGAATATTAATCACAAAATCAGTGATTCCATAGCTTTTCAGGTATCTGATATTTCTTTCCAGAAGCGGAACTTCATTTACTTTTGCCAAAGCTTTCGGATGGTGATCTGTAAACGGTTTAAGTCTGGTGCCTTTTCCAGCTGCGAAGATTAGAGCTTTCATTTTTTATAATTGATAAATGATAATGGATGAATGATAAAGCCTTACAATTAATAAATGACAATTAAATCATTTATCAATCATGGCTTATCATTTATTTATTCAGTTGGGGTTGTTCGTCATGATGAAGGGTTACCTGAGTTCCTTCAGGATATTTTTCTTTGATAAATTCGGCAATTTTTATAGCAGAATATACCGATCTGTGCTGCCCGCCTGTACACCCGAAATTGATCTGCAGGTGTTCAAAACCTCTTGCAAGATAGTCGTCGATATTGATGGAAACAAGAGATTTTATCAGTTCTAAAAACCTGGGCATTTCTGTTTTCGTTTCCAGATATTCCTGAACTCCAATGTCATTTCCGGTCTGGATTTTATATTCTTCAATTCTTCCGGGATTTAAAATTCCACGGCAGTCAAAAGCGAAACCTCCGCCATTTCCTGAATTGTCTTTAGGAATTCCTCCTTTCTTGTAAGAAAAACTGTGTATCTCGATGTGTAGCATATTTTTTATCTTTTTTAAACCATTAAGGCTTATTTAGTTTTTAAGGTAAGTTAAGATTTTGATAAATCAAAATTTAGTCAGGAAGCTCTTTGAAGAATTCATTAATAAAGGGTTTCATTGACTTTGTAATATTGTTAGTGAAAAAATTAATAAGAAGACCTTGTGGCTTTTTAAGAACTTTCATGTAAGTGAGTAATTGTGCTTCATGGATTGGTAATACGTCTTCCACAGCTTTTAACTCTATAATAATTACATCATTTACTAGGAGATCTACAACAAGTTTTGTTTCGATTTCTATCCCGTCATAATTGATGGGAAAATATAATTGTTGTTTAACATCGTACCCATTTTTAACAAGCTCAATTTTCAAACACTCTTCATAAACACTTTCAAGTAGGCCAGGACCAAGTGTCTTATGGACTTTGATAGCAAAGCCAGTAATTTCATATGACAGTTGAGTAATTTCTTTTTTGGTCATAACCTTAATGTTCTTAATGGCTTAAAGCATTCTTAATGGTTTAAATTTATAATTTCTTCAATTTTTTGTTTCGCTTTCTCTGATGTCAGTTGCTGAATTACTTTTTGCAGTTCCGGATAATTGTTCATCTGTTCCCATGAGTCTGCAAATTGGGTAATATTCTGTATCCCTTTTTCAAGGCTGGCCATGAAATGTTGCTTTCTCTGAATCAATCCTCTGAAGCCGTAGGCTCCTAAAACCTGTAAAAATCTCATCATTTGAATAGGCATCACTGCATTTTTTAGCTGGATTCTTGTTTCAGGATCTTCGAACTGTTGAATGTAAAATTCCAGCATTTCCTGTTTGAAATCTTCTGGAAAATTAGCTTTAGCCTGAAAAAGAAAAGAGATCACATCATACATTAACGGGCCTTTCATTGCCGACTGGTAATCGATGAAAGAGACTTGATTCTTTTCATTTACCATGATATTTCTTGCCTGAAAATCGCGGATCATAATTCCTTTAGGCTCAAGATTCTCAATGAGAACTGCAATTCTTTTGAATTCTTTCAGAAGAGCAGATTTACTGTATTCAAGCTCCAGGAAATCGGCCACAAAGTTTTTAAAATAATAAAGATCATGAATCACTGGAAGTTCATCATAACTTTCATATTCAAAGGTTTTTGAAAAATCAATTTTTCCCTGGGTCTCTACCTGCATTTTGAAAAGCTTTCCTAAAGTCTGCTGAACCAAGGACCTTACTGAAGAAACAGTTTTTTCTTTTGCAATGATCTCAGAAAGTGTATGTTGTCCCAGGAATTCCTGGATGTACATTTTTCTGTCATCAGAAACGGCAAGAATGGATGGGGTATTAAGTTTCAGGCCTGAGAATACTTCGGAATAATAAAGAAAACTTTCATTTTCCGGGATATTTTCATTGTACGTGATGATGTATTTTTCAGTACCGGCAGTGGCCAGAAAATTTACCCTCGCAGAGCCGCTTTGAGCTAATGTGACGAATTCGGAAGATTTTTTACCTAAATGGTTTTCAAAAAATCGTTTTGCGTTTTCAGAAGTCATAATATGGAAACAAATATACTAAATTAACATGAGTTGGAAATTATAGTTTAAAGAAGTGATGGATGAAAGCTGAAGAGTATAGGAGTGGAGCTTTAGAATATTGATCTTATTGAATGTTTTTGCGAAAAATTTTAAGTATTATATCCTAAATCCGTTGGGTTTTACTCCTGATTTTTAACTTTCTTTATTCAAATTCAGGATATTACATGCTAATTTTTATCTTTGCAGTATGCTGAAAGACTTTAAACCTGTTTTAGGTATCTTATTGCGTTTTATTATTATCTATCTGGTGTTGCTTATCGCCTATCAGTTCTATCTGAACAGCGGTAAAGATTCCGGGCTGGATTCTTTTTCAAGGATGATTGCCAATCAGGTGACTTCTCTGCAGAACGTTATTGGTTATCCCACGGAGCTTTATGATGATGTAAAGAACGAGCAGGTTTGGTTTTATGTAAAACAAAATTATGTAACGAGAATGGTGGAGGGTTGTAATGCGATTTCTGTCATCATTTTATTTGTGTCTTTTGTTTTTGCTTTTTACAAAGGGGTGAAAACTTTTGTTTTTGTGGGAGTAGGATTAGTATTGTTATATATTATAAACCTTTTGAGGATTGTAGGATTAAATATCGTCATGTCTGATCATAAGGAATATGGAAAGATGTTTCATGATTTTATTTTCCCTGCTATTATTTACGGAAGTGTGGTAGTTCTTTGGTTGATCTGGATTAAATTTTTTGCTTTAAAACATGAAAATTCTTAGTTGGTTTCTGGTTATCGCAGGAGTTTGCGGATTGATAAGTGTAAGAGTTCTTGAGAATGCGGTTTTTTATGACCCGTTTTTAGGCTACTTTCATGAAGCCAATAAAAATATCGAATTCCCTGCATTTGAATGGGGAAGGCTTATTGCCGGACATGTTTTCAGGTTTATTTTAAACCTTCTTTTTTCCTGCCTGATTATCTATGGTTTATTTAAAAATAAGGAATGGACTTTACAGGGAGCGATCATGATACTTGTGGTATTTGTTATTACGCTGCCAATTTATCTGTACTGTATTTATGATAAGTTCGAAATAGGTTATCTCTTTTCTTTTTATATGAGAAGATTTGTGATCCAGCCTTTGATTATCCTGTTGATTGTTCCGATGTTTTATTACAGGAAACAAATGATCAGTAAAGAAACTGAAAATAGATAAGAAAGCGAAAAGTCATGGGTATTTCTTTATTTTTCCAGTTATTCTGTAGTATGTTTATCCACGCTGGTGATATTTTCCGGAGTCCATTCCACCCGTTTAATGAAATCTTTCTCCCGCACAGGACAGTCTTTGATCTGGCATACCGGACATGAAATCGGTTTGCAATCATCCATATGAAAATTGAACTCAATACTGCGCTTCATGTTTTTAGCGAGAAGGATAATTACTTTTTCCATTTCACCATGGGCATCACGCAGATCATAATACCATGGAAGGGTGATATGGGCATCAATATGCAGGGAAGATCCAAATTGTTGAATTTTCATATTGTGCACATCAATCCATTCTATTTGTCGATTCTCTTCAAGGATTCTAATTACCTGATTTAATATTTCAGGATCCTGCTCGTCCATAATACCGCTTAATGATTTTCGGACGATTTTATAGCCTACAAATATGATATAAAGTCCAAAACTTAAGGCCACTACTGAATCGAGCCAATAGATTTTGGTGAAGTAAACAATAATTAAACTGGCAACCACTCCAAGCGTTGTAATGGTGTCAGACTGAAGGTGTTTACCGGATGAAATGAGAACGAGAGAATTTTCTTTTTTTCCTTTTTTTATAGAAATATATCCCAGCAGATAATTAATGACTGCTGTGGCTGCAATAATCCAGATTCCGAGATCAATTTTACTCAGCGTTTTTCCTACGATAAGACTATGAATTCCTTCATAAATAATCATAACGCCGGCTATCGCAATAAGAGCACCTTCAATGCCGGAAGTAACGAATTCTACTTTTCCATGACCGTAAGGGTGGTCTTCGTCTTTAGGTTTGGCGGCAAGATGGAGTGAATAAAGCCCCATAAATGCACTGATGACATTGACAATACTTTCCATAGCATCGGAAAAAACGGCGTCGGAATTGGTGAGTTTCCATGCTATAATTTTTCCGACAAAAAGGATAATTCCAAATGTGGCAATAAGCTTCTGGAATCCTATTTTCTCTTTATGGGTATTTTTCTGGGTATTCATACTGTGTTTGATAAAAAAAAGAATCTCAATTCTGAGACTCTTTTTATTTTGTTAGTTTATACTAAGTTGTTTGCTACAAGGTATTCTGCAATTTGTACAGCGTTTGTTGCTGCTCCTTTCCTCAGATTGTCTGCAACGATCCAGAGGTTGAGCGTTTTGGGCTGCGAAAGATCTCTTCTGATTCTTCCCACAAAGACCTCATCTTTTCCTTCTGAATACAGAGGCATCGGGTAGTGGTTGTTTTTTACATCATCCATTACAATGACTCCCGGAGTTTCAGCTAATATTTTTCTTACTTCATCCAGTTCAAATTCATTTTCGAATTCAATATTTACACTTTCAGAATGTCCTCCTTGAACCGGAACTCTTACAGCTGTTGCTGTCAGGTTGAAGGTATCATCACCTAAAATTTTCTTAGGTTCCTTCATCAGTTTGATCTCTTCTTTGGTGTAATCATCTTCTGCAAATACATCACAGTGTGGTAACGCATTTTTGAAAATCTGATAAGGATAGACTTTTTCAGTAGAATCATCTCCATTGATTTCACCGTTTAACTGATCTACAGCAGCTTTACCTGTACCTGTTACAGACTGGTAAGTAGAAACAATTACTCTTTTTAAATCATATTTTTTGTTCAACGGTCCAAGAACCATTACCAATTGAATGGTAGAACAATTCGGATTTGCAATGATTTTATCTTCTTTTGTTAGGACATCAGCATTGATTTCCGGAACCACTAATTTTTTATCAGGATCCATTCTCCATGCAGAAGAATTGTCAATGACTGTTGTTCCGGCTTCTGCAAATAAAGGAGCGAATTCAAGGGAAGTAGAACCTCCAGCAGAGAAGATGGCAATATCCGGTTTGGCAGCTATAGCGTCCTTCATGCTTACAATCGTAAATTCCTTCTGTTTATACTTCACCTTCTTGCCTACAGATCTTTCGGATGCTACCGGGATTAATTCTGTTACAGGGAAGTTTCTCTCCTCCAAAACTTTAAGCATAACTTGTCCAACCATTCCTGTTGAACCTACTACAGCTACTTTCATTGATTTAATTAAAAATTTAAGATTAAACTATTTATAAATTATAACACATATAATTTCTTTATCTGTTTTAAGCTCCAAAGACTCTTGTCCAAGGGAACGCGAATGCAAATAAACCTACTGCGATCAATCCCATAATCACTACTCCTAAAGAAATAGTATCATTGGATTTTACTTTTTTGTTGACAATCGTCATCAAAACTGCTGCAATAAGCATAGAGAATGGATGTTCAACATATTGAAATCTCAATGCTGCATTTTTCATTACTTCTCCCATGTTTAAACCTTTGCTAAAAGTTGTGATCAACATAATGATTCCCAATAAAAACTGAACGTGGAAGAAAATCATCGTGAAAAGAGTGGTCTTCTTCAAAAATTTGTTCACTTTTCCACTGAAACCAAACATGGTAGCTAAAAGTGCAATGATAAATAATGTTACCAAAAGAATTTCAAGATACCCGAAACCTTTGTGGGCATTAAGTAAAATGTTGTAAAAATCCATAATCCTATTTTTTTGTACACAAAGATAACAAAAATCCCGGCTCAAAGCCGGGATTGATATTTATAAAATCTAATATTGTGATATTATTAGAAGTTGAATGATAAGGTTGCTGCCCAAGTAGTTCCGAAACCGAAATAAGCACGGTTACCTGTTGCAATACCATTGTACATTCTACCAGCTTCTTCATAAGTTTTTCCTTTGTCAGG
This sequence is a window from Chryseobacterium culicis. Protein-coding genes within it:
- a CDS encoding carboxypeptidase-like regulatory domain-containing protein, producing MIKKLSLISLFTLLPASYYYAQTTVFAYLKDADGKPVEQASVDLKGAGNDAKADKIGYFQFKDLMPGHYQIMVTKPNFETKIFEFDVTSDEKRKDLGVITLYSVLNGADQGLAIVEDSGESDGGGAQQTATVGLLQSSQDVFNRIASFDLGPYWFRPRGIDSRTGENMINGISMAAADNGDVDFSTWGGLNEITRYPEIAVNHAPSEYAFGGTTGVFYKNTKASEYRKGSQLTYSLTNRNYTNRLSYRFSSGMNKNGWAFTGMIARRWAQEGIQDGTAYDAYSGYIGIEKKFSDSHTMTLNAIGSKYARSSSSPSTQEVYDFRGVHYNSYWGWQNGDKRNERVKRGFQPMIQLQDFWKINKNSQLWTSVSYQFGKEYSSRLDWYRANNPSPTYYRNLPSYWLNYTNPSPEQSANIGITRDWWTNDDQSHTQINWDNLYNANRNVEYNALLGGRRAAYYLVDDVKDDKVWNVSTHYTYNFTDTSRFILNLSYQNYRSEQYREVNDLLGADFALNMDPFASNTTAGSVWGKFNTRESDTDVAKREGDKIGYSYIFRRQEFKINPAFKFSTGKFDVFISGLFGYTTNSREGLFQHYLYESSYGKGADQNFWNAGVKGQVTYKINGRNFLVYNGAYFSQSPFLNDIYFNTRVSGVTTPGIKNVVVDANDLSYVISTPIVKLRLTGYLVNTQNETSVQRYFAQGVKLTNLTESGDQAPIQDGAFITQVLAGANKRNMGIELGAQVKVTPTLTASGLLSLGQYTYTNNPTVYFASDAVGTFRELDGNGNIVSRSYTNMGEATLKNYKQGGTPQEAYTLGLRYSSPKYWWLGATWNYFGHSFLDPSPVTRTDRFYTNPGTPGVPYDQVNDEELARVLTPTKLPSAFFFNVNAGKSWMIGKYYVLVSASVNNILNNRNYITGGFEQTRNVNYIDYSKDYDSGNMVFAPKYWYNQGRSYFVNLQFRF
- a CDS encoding DUF5689 domain-containing protein; this encodes MKNIYFKAAIFSAISILSFSSCVKTDDYELPEIKCTNKFAAANHPLTDLATIAKAKPTEADIIKEDYIVEAYVSSSDESGNIYKMMFLQDKPENPTQGIEIDIDGGNQYLDYPTGSLVRINLKGLIVQGINGNIKVGSFDPNYPIGRINPNKVSNYIARVCDGQKAVVTAIKPLEFNSIADALKNGAHINQLVKIKNVQFEEPELTKTFADESGTGDRYITDKKAGRLDLRFSNYATFAKSPISPKYAKSGEIVLLLSRFTSSSNATVFTDQAYIRNLDDINFPNDRFNPGEPDAPSASAVNLFAGSDFENWTTFLSSVNTFGLKPYATQGVGLGYNGTNSLQIKGTPTANDYVFTSVATTGIPAVPKRITMYIKGTATGKTLSFNVYKAGGGFYVFNLGTFSTGATLGVESANSYTGSINTSGQWRLVELTLTGITDINTTAGKDMFAIKTGNGGIYDVQIDNIKIE
- a CDS encoding inclusion body family protein; its protein translation is MDDVQQKSSSQEIDVLIVIDTDYVRATYPNPSKDPNNPTGIDHNSQHMIVSNANAISGQGSADLNFSARAGDTVSFRGTSIYQNSDDAVIIYNIKYWSGDQVFNSFIYNSVERRQAAVPNLNSQNGLPAAAADITFASIDSKVKATGKENFYVQFGLYILDPNDSNKQILFGYFYWDPTITVK
- a CDS encoding DUF6702 family protein — its product is MKKLLYISGILTFFVLMSFMYVDFFSSMTKVDYIDGSKTLKFTTKMNTSHISDAIKINPNTAGFEAEVKKYVNNNFDVFVNGAPKTITFTGSQVSGETVWVYFETGGVSDINTLKIKNTILLSAFPKQINLVNIAYKGSQKTMNFQRGKEVNEVSF
- a CDS encoding TIGR00730 family Rossman fold protein; the protein is MEIDGTRDESLVNPELDINETKLHNSFRQKTWDETITKDSWMVFKVMAEFVDGYEKLAKIGPCVSIFGSARLKPENKYYEMAVDIAEKITKLGFGIITGGGPGIMEAGNKGAFNAKGKSIGLNIDLPFEQHFNPYINKSYSMNFDYFFVRKVMFVKYSQGFVVMPGGFGTLDELTEAMTLIQTNKIGKFPIVLVGSEFWGGLLDWFKATLLKEGMIAEDDLDLYRVVDTADEAVAHIKAFYDKYSVNVNF
- a CDS encoding NDP-sugar synthase; protein product: MKALIFAAGKGTRLKPFTDHHPKALAKVNEVPLLERNIRYLKSYGITDFVINIHHFGDQIVDFLNKNNNFGCKIEISDETNELLETGGGLIFARKFLDHGEDFLIMNADILTDLNINALVEYHKKIKDFATLAVSDRESSRKLLFNDDMVLRGWLNVQTGEQRLAEFNKGFKALAFSGIHCINPVIFKKIKRTGKFSVMEEYLDLMQTEHIHGFVHDSILIDVGRPSSVIEAEKHFK
- a CDS encoding RNase adapter RapZ; the protein is MLHIEIHSFSYKKGGIPKDNSGNGGGFAFDCRGILNPGRIEEYKIQTGNDIGVQEYLETKTEMPRFLELIKSLVSINIDDYLARGFEHLQINFGCTGGQHRSVYSAIKIAEFIKEKYPEGTQVTLHHDEQPQLNK
- a CDS encoding GxxExxY protein, which gives rise to MTKKEITQLSYEITGFAIKVHKTLGPGLLESVYEECLKIELVKNGYDVKQQLYFPINYDGIEIETKLVVDLLVNDVIIIELKAVEDVLPIHEAQLLTYMKVLKKPQGLLINFFTNNITKSMKPFINEFFKELPD
- a CDS encoding aminoglycoside phosphotransferase family protein; its protein translation is MTSENAKRFFENHLGKKSSEFVTLAQSGSARVNFLATAGTEKYIITYNENIPENESFLYYSEVFSGLKLNTPSILAVSDDRKMYIQEFLGQHTLSEIIAKEKTVSSVRSLVQQTLGKLFKMQVETQGKIDFSKTFEYESYDELPVIHDLYYFKNFVADFLELEYSKSALLKEFKRIAVLIENLEPKGIMIRDFQARNIMVNEKNQVSFIDYQSAMKGPLMYDVISFLFQAKANFPEDFKQEMLEFYIQQFEDPETRIQLKNAVMPIQMMRFLQVLGAYGFRGLIQRKQHFMASLEKGIQNITQFADSWEQMNNYPELQKVIQQLTSEKAKQKIEEIINLNH